One genomic segment of Candidatus Schekmanbacteria bacterium includes these proteins:
- a CDS encoding NAD(P)/FAD-dependent oxidoreductase, protein MNYDCIIVGGGVGGLVCAAYLAKAGAKILLCHKFDHLGGTASEFRRGEFLFPAGPLSFSFHRFVKKVLNELDSTNEIKFKRSHFQYKSPHIDTIISYPFHQLTEKLTAFYPKEKKGIEEFFRTMKKLSLKNYIEIERETGKFLSAKERERYKDIPDVETLEFPENLSAYDVAERIIEDENLITLLSNQSFEEGEMSAVLCANMWDMMCEKGIWYPLGGFRSINNSFKKVIEENGGDILLSSEVSKILIKGKRAIGVTLKNGEFIKANFVSSNADYKNTFLKMASGDLPDNKFLNWVKNLQDSGSIFCVYLGIDTDKVDLSPLKADHLFYRANLNSSIPWKHDISSIDFFLNREFEICRWTNKDKDSAPKGKEVIILRTNAPYTFFRRWIGREDRRLAGYYDFKEKMANLFIKAAGTLLKGLENSVEVIECSTPLTYQYWSGSSEGACAGWSWSKDSEMGSKFKVLIKTPIDNLFMVGYQSFSQLFMGGYATAIQSGRLTANEILNNSIS, encoded by the coding sequence ATGAACTACGATTGTATCATTGTCGGCGGTGGAGTTGGAGGATTAGTTTGTGCCGCTTATCTTGCAAAAGCAGGAGCAAAAATTCTTCTATGCCACAAGTTTGACCATTTAGGAGGCACTGCTTCAGAATTTCGACGGGGAGAATTTCTTTTTCCTGCGGGGCCTCTGTCCTTCAGTTTTCACAGATTTGTTAAGAAAGTACTCAACGAATTAGATAGCACTAATGAAATCAAGTTTAAAAGGTCGCATTTTCAATATAAATCCCCTCATATCGACACAATAATTTCTTATCCCTTCCATCAATTGACTGAAAAACTTACAGCTTTTTATCCCAAAGAAAAAAAGGGAATAGAAGAATTCTTTAGGACAATGAAAAAACTCTCTTTAAAAAACTACATCGAGATAGAAAGAGAAACAGGGAAATTTCTAAGTGCCAAGGAAAGAGAAAGATATAAGGATATTCCGGATGTTGAAACTTTAGAATTTCCTGAAAATCTATCAGCATACGATGTGGCAGAAAGAATAATAGAAGATGAAAATTTAATAACTCTTTTATCAAATCAAAGCTTTGAAGAAGGGGAAATGTCAGCAGTACTTTGTGCAAATATGTGGGATATGATGTGCGAGAAAGGAATTTGGTATCCCCTAGGAGGTTTTAGAAGTATTAATAATAGTTTTAAAAAAGTAATTGAAGAAAATGGAGGAGATATACTCCTTTCTTCTGAAGTTTCAAAAATTTTAATCAAAGGCAAAAGGGCAATTGGTGTAACGCTTAAAAATGGCGAATTTATCAAAGCAAATTTTGTCAGTTCAAATGCTGATTATAAGAATACCTTTTTAAAAATGGCATCAGGGGATTTGCCTGATAATAAGTTTTTGAATTGGGTAAAAAATCTTCAAGACAGCGGTTCAATCTTTTGTGTCTATCTTGGGATTGATACTGACAAAGTAGATTTATCACCTCTCAAAGCCGACCATTTATTTTACCGTGCTAACTTGAATTCTTCAATACCTTGGAAACACGATATTTCATCTATTGATTTTTTTCTAAATAGAGAATTTGAAATATGCAGATGGACCAATAAGGATAAAGATTCAGCACCAAAGGGGAAGGAAGTCATAATATTACGGACAAATGCTCCTTATACCTTTTTCAGAAGATGGATAGGCAGAGAAGATAGAAGATTAGCTGGTTATTACGATTTCAAAGAAAAAATGGCAAACCTTTTTATCAAAGCGGCAGGTACACTTCTAAAAGGATTGGAAAATTCTGTTGAAGTTATTGAATGCTCAACTCCTCTCACATATCAATATTGGAGTGGAAGTAGTGAAGGTGCTTGCGCGGGTTGGTCATGGAGTAAAGATAGCGAAATGGGAAGTAAATTCAAAGTGTTAATTAAAACCCCTATCGACAATCTGTTTATGGTTGGCTAT
- a CDS encoding coproporphyrinogen III oxidase, which yields MKKTFWLKYRNEPRGGLVGIAFDFPASEFDFAKKTAEIFIDTYFKIVEIRKDEKYTDEERERMLFKRGRWVEFNLIEDEGFRYGLEIGVNPEVMILQTLPPTVKF from the coding sequence CTGAAAAAAACCTTTTGGCTTAAATATCGTAATGAACCAAGGGGTGGACTTGTCGGCATAGCATTCGATTTCCCTGCTTCTGAGTTTGATTTCGCAAAGAAGACTGCGGAAATTTTTATCGATACCTATTTCAAAATAGTAGAGATTAGAAAAGATGAAAAATATACTGATGAAGAAAGGGAAAGAATGCTTTTTAAGAGAGGAAGATGGGTTGAATTTAACCTAATTGAGGACGAAGGATTCAGATATGGGTTAGAAATAGGTGTTAATCCTGAAGTTATGATACTTCAAACTCTTCCACCAACAGTTAAATTTTAG
- a CDS encoding MBL fold metallo-hydrolase gives MKGEIIFLGTGTSHGVPKIGCRCKVCLSDDPKDKRMRSSILIKIEKKSNILIDTSIDLRFQALKHNIDKIDAVLFTHYHADHIFGLDELRRFNEITGKTIPIYGTKDTLQEIRRIFSYVFSGRHIPGGGIPSLKAVEVNSRINIEGITFDRLEGKHGMFDVSGFRMANVVYFTDVKHISEKTLKKMEGLEILILGALRDTPHPTHFSIDEAYEIVKKIQPQKTYLTHISHEISHSETSLQLPTNVFLAYDGLKLEFEI, from the coding sequence GTGAAAGGTGAGATAATTTTTCTTGGCACAGGCACTTCACATGGAGTACCGAAGATAGGATGCAGATGCAAGGTATGCCTTTCTGATGACCCGAAAGACAAACGGATGCGCTCTTCAATACTCATTAAAATTGAAAAGAAATCGAACATATTGATAGATACTTCAATAGACCTTAGATTTCAGGCATTGAAGCACAATATTGATAAGATTGACGCAGTATTATTCACACATTATCATGCAGACCATATATTTGGTCTCGACGAATTGAGAAGATTCAATGAAATAACAGGGAAAACTATTCCCATTTACGGCACAAAGGACACCCTTCAAGAAATAAGACGAATCTTCTCCTATGTTTTTTCAGGAAGACATATACCCGGAGGAGGAATCCCTTCTTTGAAAGCAGTGGAGGTCAACAGCCGCATAAATATTGAAGGAATCACTTTTGACCGTCTTGAAGGGAAACACGGGATGTTTGATGTATCAGGATTCAGAATGGCTAATGTAGTCTATTTCACAGATGTTAAGCATATCTCCGAAAAAACCCTCAAAAAAATGGAAGGACTTGAAATTTTGATTTTGGGCGCCTTGCGCGATACTCCTCATCCCACGCATTTCTCAATCGATGAAGCATACGAAATTGTAAAGAAAATACAGCCACAAAAAACATATCTCACTCATATTTCCCACGAAATATCTCATAGTGAAACCTCATTACAGCTACCGACAAATGTTTTTCTTGCTTATGACGGACTGAAATTAGAATTTGAAATCTAA